The proteins below are encoded in one region of Neoasaia chiangmaiensis:
- a CDS encoding ligase-associated DNA damage response exonuclease translates to MTTPSDWLSPRPEGLYCAPGDFFIDPVCPVERAVITHGHSDHARSGHARVLATPETLAIMRVRMGEDMAGRVQQELPYGETIRIGDVALRLAPAGHVLGSAQVVMENRGGRAVVSGDYKRHPDTTCEAFELVPCDLFVTEATFALPVFRHPDPLHEIDKLLHDVRLFPERTHVVGCYALGKCQRVISLLRRAGYDEPLWLHGALRPVCDLYERFGVALGDLRPATGAAKSALRGGIVLGPPAAVTDRWARRLADPVVCMASGWMQVRQRARSRGVELPLVISDHADWDELLATCKEVGAPEIWVTHGREEALIHALGGLGIKGRALRLIGYGDEEDEGGQQEQAA, encoded by the coding sequence GTGACGACACCATCCGACTGGCTTTCGCCACGCCCCGAAGGGCTTTACTGCGCTCCGGGGGACTTCTTCATCGACCCGGTCTGCCCTGTCGAGCGTGCCGTCATCACCCACGGTCATTCCGATCATGCCCGCTCCGGCCATGCCCGTGTTCTCGCGACGCCGGAAACGCTGGCCATCATGCGCGTCCGCATGGGCGAGGACATGGCAGGCCGGGTCCAGCAGGAATTGCCGTATGGGGAGACCATCCGCATCGGGGATGTCGCCCTGCGGCTGGCACCTGCCGGGCATGTGCTGGGAAGCGCGCAGGTTGTCATGGAAAATCGCGGTGGGCGTGCCGTCGTGAGTGGCGATTACAAGCGCCATCCGGACACCACGTGCGAAGCCTTCGAGCTCGTGCCATGTGATTTGTTCGTGACGGAAGCCACTTTCGCGCTACCGGTGTTCCGCCATCCTGACCCGCTGCACGAGATCGACAAGCTGCTCCATGATGTGCGGCTGTTTCCCGAGCGCACGCATGTCGTGGGCTGCTATGCGCTGGGCAAATGCCAGCGCGTGATCTCGCTGCTACGACGCGCGGGATATGATGAGCCGTTATGGCTGCACGGGGCCCTGCGTCCGGTTTGCGATCTCTATGAACGTTTCGGTGTGGCTCTAGGCGACCTGCGCCCGGCGACGGGTGCTGCCAAGTCGGCATTGCGCGGGGGCATCGTCCTGGGACCTCCGGCGGCGGTGACGGACCGATGGGCGAGACGGCTGGCCGATCCGGTTGTGTGTATGGCCTCGGGGTGGATGCAGGTGCGGCAACGTGCGCGGTCGCGTGGCGTGGAGTTGCCTCTGGTAATCAGCGATCATGCGGACTGGGACGAACTGCTGGCGACATGTAAGGAAGTGGGCGCGCCGGAAATCTGGGTGACACATGGACGGGAGGAAGCGCTGATCCACGCCCTCGGTGGTCTTGGCATCAAGGGGCGCGCGTTGCGCCTGATCGGCTATGGCGATGAGGAGGACGAAGGCGGCCAACAGGAGCAGGCGGCATGA